Within the Syntrophorhabdaceae bacterium genome, the region GTGCTGGCGGGCATACCGTCGGTCATATACGGCCTGTGGGGGCTCTTTCTCCTCATGCCCATGGTGCGCTATTTCGAGACCCTGATCGGCGCCCCTCCCCACGGCGTGGGGATCTTCACCTCGTCGCTCATACTCGCCATCATGATAATACCCTTTTCCGCGTCGATCGGGAGGGAGGTGATCACCCTCGTGCCCGCCGATCTCAAGGAGGCCGCCTTTTCCCTCGGAGCCACCAGGTTCGAGGTGATAAAAAACGTGGTCATCCCCTATGCGCGCTCCGGGATCATCGCGGGCATCCTCCTTGCCCTCGGGAGGGCTATCGGCGAGACTATGGCCGTAACCATGCTGATCGGAAACAGCAATTTCCTGCCCACGAGCCTCTTGAGCCCCGCCAACACCATGGCGAGCGTCATCGCCAACGAGTTCGCCGAGGCTACGGGCATTGCGCTCTCTTCTCTCGTCTACGTAGGCCTCGTGCTTTTTCTCGTCACCACCCTCGTCAACATGGTTGGGAACTATGTGATCAAGAAACTGAGCATCGAATCGTCCAGGGAGGCAGGGTAATGGAAGGTCACGTAAAGGCGAGGCTGGCAAAGGACAAGGCATTCAAAGCCACGGTGACGGCCCTCGCGGTCCTCTCCCTTCTGCCCCTTCTCCTCATCCTCTTCACCATCACCAAAAACGGTATCGCGGTGATTAACTGGAGCTTTCTCACCTCCCTGCCCCGTCCCACAGGCGAGCCCGGGGGAGGCGTGTACAATGCGATCGTGGGCACCCTCTACCTCATTGTCCTCTCCGGCATCTTCTCCGTGCCCATCGGCATTACGGCAGGTATCTACCTTTCCGAGAGAAAGGAAGGGAAGCTCGCCGAGGTGGTGAGGCTCTGCGTGGTGGTGCTCCAGGGAACCCCCTCCATCGTGATCGGCATCGTCGCCTACGTCTGGATCGTGGCGCCCATCCAGACCTTTTCAGCCCTTTCGGGAGGCATTGCCCTCGGCGTGATGATGCTTCCCGTCATTATCAAGACCACCGAGGAGACCCTGAAGCTCGTGCCCTACCATCTCAAAGAGGCGTCCCTCGCCCTCGGGGTCCCCTACCACAGGACGATCCTCAAGGTGGTCCTCCCCGCCGGCGCGACGAGCATACTGACGGGCATACTGCTCAGCCTCGCCCGCATCACGGGCGAGACCGCGCCGCTGTTATTCACGGCTTTCGGGAATCAGTTCATGAATTACAGTATCCTGAAGCCTATAGATTCTTTGCCTTATCGCATATTCTATTACGCCATGAGTCCCTATCCCGAATGGCATGCCTTCGCCTGGGGCGCGTCGTTCATTCTTGTCGTGCTGGTGCTCGGCCTAAATCTGGTTGCAAGGGGGTTGGCAGTAAGATGGAAAGTACAATTCTGAAAATAGACGATTTCTGTGCCTTTTTCGGCGACAACCAGATTCTGAGAAATATCAACCTCTCCACCACGAATAACGTGGTAACCGCCCTGATGGGCCCTTCGGGCTGCGGCAAGACCACCCTTATCCGGTGCGTCAACAGGATGCATGAGCTCATACCCGGCGCCCACGTGAGCGGCCAGATCCACCTCAAGGGCAACGACGTCTACGACATGGAGCCCATCGTGCTACGAAGGCAGATTGGCATGGTCTTTCAGAAGCCCAACCCCTTTCCCACCATGAGCATCTACGACAATGTCATCGCAGGGTATAAGCTCAACGGGATAAAGATGGGGAAGAGCGAATTCGACGGGATCGTGGAGCAGTCGCTCAGGAGCGCCGCACTCTGGCAGGAGGTGAAGGATTCCCTCCACAGGAAAGGCACCTTTCTCTCCGGCGGCCAGCAGCAGAGGCTCTGCATCGCCCGCGCCCTGGCCATGAAGCCCGAGATCCTCCTCCTCGACGAGCCCACCTCCGCCCTCGATCCGAAGTCGACGACCCGCATCGAGGAGCTGATCGTGGAGCTTAAAGCAAGCGTGACCATGCTCCTCGTGACCCACAATATCGCCCAGGCTGCGCGGGTATCCGATTATACGGCCTTCCTCTACCTGGGGGAGCTGATCGAATTCGGCCCCACGGACAAGATGTTCACCGTGCCGAAGGACAAGAGGACCGAGGAATACCTTACCGGAAAATTCGGATAGAAGATGAGGAGGCAGTCATGTTCAAAGACAGGATGAACGATCTTCGCCGCCGGCTCGCTGAATACAGCGGTCTTGTGGAAAAGATGATAGAGAAGAGCATCAGCGGGCTCGTGGAGAAGGACAAGGACCGCCTTACGGAGGTAATCAATAAGGATGAGCCGAAGGCGAATAAATTCGAGATCCTCCTCGACGAGCTGGGCACCGCGATGATCGCCCAGTTCCAGCCCAAGGCCAAAGACTTAAGGACCATCCTGATGATCCTGCGCATGAACAACGACCTCGAGAGAATGGCGGATCACGCGGTGAATATCTCGGAGGACGGCCTCTTCCTCGTCTCCCGTCCCCAGGTAAAGCCTCTCATCGATATCCCGAGGATGGCGGAGACTGCCATGAGTATGGTGCGGGACAGCATCAATTCCTTCATTACCGAGGACGTCGTGCTGGCAAGGTCCGTCTGTGAAAGGGACGCGATAGTCGACGGCCTCCTCGATCAGGTTTTGAGGGAGCTCATTACCCACATGGTGAGCGACTCCAAGACCATAGAGCGCTCGATCAGGCTCATGGCCATAGCGAGGAACCTGGAGAGGATCGCCGACCTCTCCACCAACATCTGCGAAGACGTAATCTTCATGGTCCAGGGGAAGGTGATAAAACATCATTTCGAGGGCTGACGTCCAAGGAAAGGCCTTTTCTGCACCGGAAGCACAGAAACTCGATCCGGGCTCTCGCCCTCTCCATCAGGAACCCGTATCTCTCGGCCGCCCGGATCAGGTTGACGACCTCCCCGCTGCATTTAAGGCCGAAAAGGTGGTCACAGAGGGCACACGGGGATTGACCCGTGGAATACTCCTCTTCCGGCGTGACGCCGGTACTTCGATTCGTATAATGTTCCATTCTCCTACTTTACAGGGAGAATATTAAGAGAGTATAAAGGCTTTGTTAATTCTTCCGTCGGCTGCGCGATGGCGCGGGGGACGCCCCTTTTTCACGCTCGACCATCCCCTTCAGGGTGAGGGCGTTCTTTGCGGCAAATCCGCTATAGTCGTTATCGAAATAGACGAAAGTCTCTTTTCCCCAGGCCTCGATCTTCTCCCGCCATGCCTCGAGCTCTTTGTCCCCGTAATCGGAGGCGTAAAGCTGCTGCCCGCCGTGGAGCCTGATGTAGACGAAATCGGCGGTCACCTCTTCACGGTACGGGTATCTCCCGGCGCTATCGGCGATGCACCAGGCCATATTATGTTTTCTGAGGAGGGTAAAGAAAGAGTCAGAAACGAAGCCGGGGTTTCGTGCTTCTACGGCATACCGGAAAGATCCATCCAGGAGCTGAAAGAAATCGGTCACGAGGCCTTCATCGTACCTGAGCCCGGGAGGAAGCTGGATGAGCACGACTCCGAGCTTATCTTTAAGGAGCCTCACGCTGTCCGTGAAGCGGCCGATCGGCTCGGAGTCTACCCTCAGCCGTTTCAAATGGGTGATGAACCGCGACATTTTGACGGAAAAGAGAAACCCGGCAGGGGTGGTCTCGTACCATTTCAGAAAGGTCGAATCCTTCACCTGCCGGTAAAAGGTGACGTTGAGCTCCAGGGTGTCGAGGCGGCCGGCATAGTAGGCGAGCCAGTCGGCGTTCTTCACCCCTTCGGGGTAAAAGGGCCCCTTCCAGTGGGGGTACTGCCAGCCCGAGGTGCCGATGTGGTATTCCATATCCTATGATAAGGCCCCGTAAAGAAAAAACAAAGGACTCCCCTTCATTTTCCGGCCTGTCATCGGGGACGGGGGAAAGGAGACGCCCCTCCTCCTCACGAGGGAGGGGCGTGGGAGATTCTTCTACCTGGCCTGGATAACCCGGAACACCTTGGGCTTCGCAGGGGGAATGACAAGGGACGTCTTGATGGTCCCTACCCTCTGCCTGCGGCTCGTATTGTCAGGGACCGAATAGGTCACTGTTCCGTTGCCCGTCCCCTCCACATCACCCGGGGTGATCCACAAGCCCCCGGACTGGACTGTCGCTTTCCATGCACAGCCCGCGGGAGAGACAACCGAGAACGATCCTGATTGCGCCGCAGCGCTGAGAGGCGCGCTCGTGGGCGTGAGCGTCACGGAACAGGGCAGCCCGCTCTGGCTCAGCATAACCCGCATCCCCGCGACATAGACAGCGCCGTCCCTGCGGCTGGTCGTCCCATTGGCCGCGACGGTGACCCTCGCCGTTCCCCTGGTCCTGACGAAGGATGCCAGGGAGGCGGTAATCCATCCGTCCGACGCCCTTACGCTCGGAGTCGCGCAATTTCTCGAACCTCTGCCGGTGACCGTGACATTGAAGCTTCCTCCCGGGGGGGTGAAGTTCCTGCGTGCCGGGGCGACCACATAGGTACAGTTTCCATCGAAAGAGGCGGTGACGCTCTTGTGGTCGGTCATGGAGACCGTACAGGTAGTCGCCGTGGAAGAATCGCACCCTATCCAGCTTACGGTGGCAAGGGCATCGGGAGTGGCGGTGAGGGTGACCGAGCTGCCGTAGGGATAGGCGCCGGTGCACGACTCGCCCGTGCACGTGAGGCCCGTGGCGCTGAGGGTGCCGGTGGCCGATCCGCTCACGGTCGCGGTGAGGGTGTAGTTGGAGGCGGCGAACACGGCGCCCACCGTCTTATCCGCGGTCATGGTCACGATGCATTGCGTGGAGCGCCTCGACTGGCTCGCCTTTCGGCTTTTCTTCCCTGAAGAGGCACCCGTCGCGGGGTCGCATCCCGTCCAGCCCGCGAACACGGAGCCCGTATCGGCGACGGGGGCAAGGGTGACTGCCGTCGCGGGACCATACACGGCAACGCATACGTCGCCGCAGGAGAACCCTGCAGGAGAGCCGGTGACCGTGCCGGTGCCCGTGCCGGTGCCCGTGCCGCTTTTCGAGACGGAGAGAGTAAATCCCAGCTTGGAAACAAAGGTGTGGAAGAAGGGAGGATCAGCCGCCGCGGTCTGGTAGGGGTTCATTGTAGGATAATCGGCGGAAGCGGTGACGCCCGCGACATAGACCGACCCTGCCTGATCAATGGCCAGCGCAAAGGCGGCATCGAGCTGTGATCCCCCGAGATAGGTGGCATAGGCGAGGCTCCCGCCCGTTGGTCCCAGTTTCGCAACAACCGCGTCTCCGCCGCCGGCAGGTGCGGCCTGGTAGGCATGGGCCGTGGGGAAATTGGTCGAGTTTGTCATCCCTGCCACGTGCACGCTGCCCGATGGATCGACAGCCATGCCAAAGCATTGGTCGATATTATCCCCTCCGAGGTAGGTGGAATAGAGCAGGCTCGCGCCGTCAGGCGTCAGTTTTGAGATAAAGAAGTCGAGCACTCCCCCGCCATGGGTTGCCTGATAGGCGTTTTGCACCGGGAAATCGCGGGACGACGTATGTCCTGCTACGTACATGTTGCCCGATTCGTCGACGGCTATTCCCCGCCCCTGTTCATTTACCGTGCCCCCAAGATAGGTCGAATAGAGGAGGCTCGACCCCGTGGGGGAAAGCTTTGCAATAAAGGCATCGCCGTCGCCCCCGTAGCCCTGAAAAGGACTTTGGAGGGGAAAATCGGCCGAGTCCGTATCCCCGGCCACATAGGCATTGCCCGAGGTGTCGACGGCGATCGCAAAGGCTGCATCAAGGGCCGTCCCCCCGAGATAGGTGGCATAGAGGAGGCTTCCACCCGTGGAGGCGAGCTTGGCGACGTACGCGTCCGCCCCGCCCGCCCCGCTCGCCTTCGCGCCCTGGAAAGCATTGACGACCGGTATGTCCGAAGAGAGTGTTTCTCCTGCAATATAGAGGTTGCCCGAGGAATCGAGGGCAATGGCGTTGCAGAAATCGTCACTCCCCCCGCCGATGTAGGTCGAGTAGACGAGGCTGTCTCCGGCAGGCGCGATTCTTGCGACAAATATATCTGCAGCGCCCGCGTTCGCCGTCTGAAAGGGGCTCAGGGTCGGAAAGTCAATCGATTCGGTATCTCCTGCGATGTAGACATTGCCCGATGAATCGACGGCGATGCTTGTCGGGTTGTCGTCGGCCAAGCCCCCGAGATAGGTGGAATAGACGAGGCTTGAACCCGCCGGCGCGAGCTTCGTGACAAAGACGTCCTTCAGTCCCGCATTCGTTGCCTGAAAAGGTCCCTGGGTCGGGAAATTGGGCGATGTGGTATATCCTGTCACGTACATGTTTCCGGAAGAATCGACGGTAATGGCCAGAGGCACGTCGTTGTTCGATCCCCTCAGGTAGGTCGAGTAGACGAGACCGGGGTCGATCACCAGGGGTCGATCTTTGTCGTAGTGACCCACCCTGAATCCGTAGGTATTCCTCGCGGTGAGGACAAACCAGCCCTTCACCTCGACTTTGGTGTCCCCTTTTACCTGGTAGATAAAGGGCTTCTTCTGAAAGATCGAGCCGTCGCCGAGGACGACCTCGAGTCCGCCGTCGGCGGTAAGGGCAAGATCCTCGATACCGCCATAGGAAAAGAGCACCCGCGAGGGGTCCGCCCCGGGGGCTACGATGACATCATATTCGAGCTCAGAGTTGGTGCCGTAAAACTTTATGTCGATCCCGGGGTAACCCCCTTTATAGAGGATGGCGCCGTAAGTGGGCACGCCTGTTTTCCAGGCCGAGGGATCGGCGCCGGTGAAGTAGCTGACCCGCCCCTCCGTCCTGTCGAGAGGCTGACCGTAAAGGCAGCGTGGTCGACCGGGGTCAGGGTGACTACTTTGCCTCCCCCGGCCTTCGATGCCTTCGCGAGAGAAAGAGAGATCCCTTCCCGGGTGAAGGCAGTGGCATGGCCGCCGCCCTGTTCGTAGAAGAGGATCTTTGCGTCCTGCTGCCCGTCGTTTTGGACGAAAGAGAGGGGCAGCTTAAGATAGGAGGCTTTCAGAGCCTCGGACTGCTTCGCTTCTCCTGTTCCGGCATAAAAGAAGAAAAGAAATAGAACGGCCCCTATCCCAAAAAAAATGCGTTTCATCGTATCCCCCTCTCATCATGATTTTTCCGACTTCATGACCGTCGTTCATGGACAATATCTTTTAAAGGCAAATAACATCAAGGGATTGGAATGTCAACAATTATTATCGATGCTGCCTGTTCATTACCGGAAAGCAAAGATAGAGTGAAGAAGGGAAGAATAGATGTCTTCAAACGGGGAATGGCGCCCCCTTCCGGGAGGCATGAAATATCGCCCTGGATGACTGGAAACCCATTTATTCATAAAGGAGGGAAAGCAACAACTCACGGCCCCCTCTTCGCAAAAAAGAAGGGGCCCTTTGACATTGCACCGAAACAAAAGGGGACGGGAGCCGCAGCGGCTCGATCGGCAGGATAGACGCAGGAAAAGGGCGTTCAGGAAGTTGTTTTCAGACTCCCAAAGGGCGCCGCGAGCCCCTTTGCCCATGACGTGATTGCGTTCCAGTTCCTGAAGTCTCCCTCCGGCACCCCTTTGGACTGCATCTTGGCCTTCATCACCATCCGGAGCACCACGTTCAATTTGCCGTAGTCGAGGACGCCGGCGAAGTGCCCGGTGTCCACGGGCCGCACCTCGGGCACGGCTCTCAGCACGGGCTCCATGTAACTTTGGGCGAGCTTTCGGGTCTCCGCGGTATCCTGGTAAAGGGTAACGCATGTGAGGAAATAGGCCACAGGCACCCTGCTCAGAGCCTCCCGGTTCTTTTCCGCGAACTTTATGGCGTCCGTGAGCCACGACGCCCGGTCTATTGCGCTGCCGAGCACGACGGCGCCGTAGGGGCTCACATCCTCGACATGCTTCGCGAGGCGCGTGTCGACGTCGAAGCCGGCATCGCACAATGTCCGTCCCATAGCCTCCGCCACGCCGCCGGTGGTCCCGCAGCGGCTCGCATAGGCTACAAGGACTCTTTTGCCTGTCTTCTCCCTGGATAGGCAGCTCGGCTCAACGAAATCGACTCCGCCGGCATGTGCCTTCCCCGCGGACAAAGTCCTGCCGCCTGGCGCGAAAATGGCCGCCCCACACCCCGCCAGCAGCGAGCCCGCCCATATAAACTCTCTTCTCGTAAAATCTCTTTTCATCGTTTTTCCTCCCGGCACTTGTCCCGGGCAGCCATCCTTTCCCGGATACCCGCCACTACCTGTTGCTTCTGCCCTTCGTCGAGGATCGAATAGAAGGATTCAAAGAGGTCGAGGTCGTGCTGCAAGGCTACGGAAACACCCTCGATCTTCTTCTTCATCATAGCATTTAACGCCGCGACGTCGGGCGATCCCTTTGCCATTTCGTTGCGAACGACCTCCCTGAACCTCAACCTGTCCTCCTTCGCCGCCAGTAAATTTTCTTTCAGGTGGGCGCGGAGCCCCTCATATTCTGTCTTCTGGGCGGGGGTCAGGTTCAACTTTTCTATCTTCTTATCCAGCCCCTTCAACACGAAACCGGGCATGTCTCCTTCGAACCCGTGGCAGCGATGGAATCCCCCGAAGGGGCCGAAATGGGGGCCGCAGCGAAACGCTCCCCCCGCGCCGAATACCTCGGCAATCCCGAGGCCCATAAAGACCATGATAATAATTATTATACCGCC harbors:
- the pstC gene encoding phosphate ABC transporter permease subunit PstC, whose product is VLAGIPSVIYGLWGLFLLMPMVRYFETLIGAPPHGVGIFTSSLILAIMIIPFSASIGREVITLVPADLKEAAFSLGATRFEVIKNVVIPYARSGIIAGILLALGRAIGETMAVTMLIGNSNFLPTSLLSPANTMASVIANEFAEATGIALSSLVYVGLVLFLVTTLVNMVGNYVIKKLSIESSREAG
- the pstA gene encoding phosphate ABC transporter permease PstA, which codes for MEGHVKARLAKDKAFKATVTALAVLSLLPLLLILFTITKNGIAVINWSFLTSLPRPTGEPGGGVYNAIVGTLYLIVLSGIFSVPIGITAGIYLSERKEGKLAEVVRLCVVVLQGTPSIVIGIVAYVWIVAPIQTFSALSGGIALGVMMLPVIIKTTEETLKLVPYHLKEASLALGVPYHRTILKVVLPAGATSILTGILLSLARITGETAPLLFTAFGNQFMNYSILKPIDSLPYRIFYYAMSPYPEWHAFAWGASFILVVLVLGLNLVARGLAVRWKVQF
- the pstB gene encoding phosphate ABC transporter ATP-binding protein PstB; this translates as MESTILKIDDFCAFFGDNQILRNINLSTTNNVVTALMGPSGCGKTTLIRCVNRMHELIPGAHVSGQIHLKGNDVYDMEPIVLRRQIGMVFQKPNPFPTMSIYDNVIAGYKLNGIKMGKSEFDGIVEQSLRSAALWQEVKDSLHRKGTFLSGGQQQRLCIARALAMKPEILLLDEPTSALDPKSTTRIEELIVELKASVTMLLVTHNIAQAARVSDYTAFLYLGELIEFGPTDKMFTVPKDKRTEEYLTGKFG
- the phoU gene encoding phosphate signaling complex protein PhoU, whose protein sequence is MFKDRMNDLRRRLAEYSGLVEKMIEKSISGLVEKDKDRLTEVINKDEPKANKFEILLDELGTAMIAQFQPKAKDLRTILMILRMNNDLERMADHAVNISEDGLFLVSRPQVKPLIDIPRMAETAMSMVRDSINSFITEDVVLARSVCERDAIVDGLLDQVLRELITHMVSDSKTIERSIRLMAIARNLERIADLSTNICEDVIFMVQGKVIKHHFEG
- a CDS encoding DUF72 domain-containing protein gives rise to the protein MEYHIGTSGWQYPHWKGPFYPEGVKNADWLAYYAGRLDTLELNVTFYRQVKDSTFLKWYETTPAGFLFSVKMSRFITHLKRLRVDSEPIGRFTDSVRLLKDKLGVVLIQLPPGLRYDEGLVTDFFQLLDGSFRYAVEARNPGFVSDSFFTLLRKHNMAWCIADSAGRYPYREEVTADFVYIRLHGGQQLYASDYGDKELEAWREKIEAWGKETFVYFDNDYSGFAAKNALTLKGMVEREKGASPAPSRSRRKN
- a CDS encoding SBBP repeat-containing protein, translated to MPTYGAILYKGGYPGIDIKFYGTNSELEYDVIVAPGADPSRVLFSYGGIEDLALTADGGLEVVLGDGSIFQKKPFIYQVKGDTKVEVKGWFVLTARNTYGFRVGHYDKDRPLVIDPGLVYSTYLRGSNNDVPLAITVDSSGNMYVTGYTTSPNFPTQGPFQATNAGLKDVFVTKLAPAGSSLVYSTYLGGLADDNPTSIAVDSSGNVYIAGDTESIDFPTLSPFQTANAGAADIFVARIAPAGDSLVYSTYIGGGSDDFCNAIALDSSGNLYIAGETLSSDIPVVNAFQGAKASGAGGADAYVAKLASTGGSLLYATYLGGTALDAAFAIAVDTSGNAYVAGDTDSADFPLQSPFQGYGGDGDAFIAKLSPTGSSLLYSTYLGGTVNEQGRGIAVDESGNMYVAGHTSSRDFPVQNAYQATHGGGVLDFFISKLTPDGASLLYSTYLGGDNIDQCFGMAVDPSGSVHVAGMTNSTNFPTAHAYQAAPAGGGDAVVAKLGPTGGSLAYATYLGGSQLDAAFALAIDQAGSVYVAGVTASADYPTMNPYQTAAADPPFFHTFVSKLGFTLSVSKSGTGTGTGTGTVTGSPAGFSCGDVCVAVYGPATAVTLAPVADTGSVFAGWTGCDPATGASSGKKSRKASQSRRSTQCIVTMTADKTVGAVFAASNYTLTATVSGSATGTLSATGLTCTGESCTGAYPYGSSVTLTATPDALATVSWIGCDSSTATTCTVSMTDHKSVTASFDGNCTYVVAPARRNFTPPGGSFNVTVTGRGSRNCATPSVRASDGWITASLASFVRTRGTARVTVAANGTTSRRDGAVYVAGMRVMLSQSGLPCSVTLTPTSAPLSAAAQSGSFSVVSPAGCAWKATVQSGGLWITPGDVEGTGNGTVTYSVPDNTSRRQRVGTIKTSLVIPPAKPKVFRVIQAR
- a CDS encoding flavodoxin domain-containing protein, whose amino-acid sequence is MKRDFTRREFIWAGSLLAGCGAAIFAPGGRTLSAGKAHAGGVDFVEPSCLSREKTGKRVLVAYASRCGTTGGVAEAMGRTLCDAGFDVDTRLAKHVEDVSPYGAVVLGSAIDRASWLTDAIKFAEKNREALSRVPVAYFLTCVTLYQDTAETRKLAQSYMEPVLRAVPEVRPVDTGHFAGVLDYGKLNVVLRMVMKAKMQSKGVPEGDFRNWNAITSWAKGLAAPFGSLKTTS
- a CDS encoding Spy/CpxP family protein refolding chaperone, giving the protein MKMQRRFAVIGGIIIIIMVFMGLGIAEVFGAGGAFRCGPHFGPFGGFHRCHGFEGDMPGFVLKGLDKKIEKLNLTPAQKTEYEGLRAHLKENLLAAKEDRLRFREVVRNEMAKGSPDVAALNAMMKKKIEGVSVALQHDLDLFESFYSILDEGQKQQVVAGIRERMAARDKCREEKR